The Pyrus communis chromosome 2, drPyrComm1.1, whole genome shotgun sequence genome includes a window with the following:
- the LOC137724426 gene encoding GDSL esterase/lipase At5g55050-like, with translation MANKSWVVVSLVLCVAVAVVSSSDPGAPLIFVLGDSTADVGTNNFLPTSTARANFPHNGIDFPSSKPTGRFSNGLNSADFLAQILGLRRSPPPFLSLKVKSLRKKRFSGVNFASGGSGLLDITGKTSLSLMKFGTPEKTPLAAPSINQKNVVSLTEQIQQFATVKRNLTAIKGRRKVTKKSLFFISIGSNDLFEYYHSNSSIPKEEFLTSLLLAYENHLKNLIDLGARKFGIISVAPIGCCPSQRIHNTASGCLEDLNDLAVAFHGRLDALMFKLSSECKDIKYALGNAFEMTINVIQNPLPFNFTQVDAACCGAGKLNGESFCSPYANLCLNRDNYLFWDLYHPTQAASKLAAVTLFNGGPQFVTPINFAQLAMA, from the exons ATGGCAAACAAATCATGGGTTGTTGTTTCTCTGGTCCTCTGTGTGGCTGTAGCTGTTGTTAGTTCATCAGACCCAGGTGCGCCACTAATCTTCGTACTAGGTGACTCAACGGCCGACGTTGGAACCAATAACTTCTTGCCCACCAGCACGGCTAGGGCTAACTTTCCACACAATGGCATTGACTTTCCTTCCTCAAAACCCACTGGAAGGTTCAGCAATGGCCTCAATAGTGCTGATTTTCTCG CTCAGATACTCGGTCTCAGGAGAAGTCCGCCaccttttctttctcttaaAGTTAAATCTCTTCGCAAGAAGAGGTTTAGTGGAGTTAACTTTGCTTCTGGAGGGTCAGGCCTTCTTGACATAACTGGAAAAACATCG CTGAGTCTAATGAAGTTTGGAACACCAGAGAAAACTCCGCTTGCTGCCCCATCCATCAATCAAAAAAATGTTGTGTCATTAACAGAGCAGATACAACAATTTGCTACCGTCAAGAGAAATCTTACCGCCATAAAAGGGAGGAGGAAAGTAACTAAGAAGTCTTTGTTCTTCATCAGCATTGGTAGCAATGACCTTTTCGAATATTACCACTCAAACAGTTCCATTCCAAAGGAAGAATTCTTAACTTCTTTATTACTTGCTTATGAAAACCACTTGAAG AATTTAATTGATCTTGGAGCGAGGAAGTTTGGCATCATTAGCGTTGCCCCGATTGGATGCTGCCCGtctcaaaggattcacaacacTGCCAGCGGATGTTTGGAGGATTTGAACGATCTTGCAGTAGCTTTCCATGGAAGGTTGGATGCCTTAATGTTCAAGCTGAGCTCAGAATGTAAGGACATCAAGTATGCACTTGGGAATGCATTTGAGATGACAATAAATGTCATTCAGAATCCTCTTCCATTTA ATTTTACACAAGTGGATGCTGCATGTTGCGGAGCTGGGAAGCTCAACGGTGAATCCTTCTGCAGTCCATATGCCAATCTTTGTTTGAATCGCGACAATTACTTGTTCTGGGATCTATATCATCCAACACAGGCTGCTTCTAAGTTAGCAGCTGTGACCCTCTTCAATGGTGGACCACAATTCGTAACCCCAATAAATTTTGCTCAGTTGGCCATGGCTTAA